The Amycolatopsis sp. DG1A-15b genome window below encodes:
- a CDS encoding GDSL-type esterase/lipase family protein, which translates to MRRLRWYWGALVLACVALLAGFFVFFGSESKPGQPQPRQGPPGTGPLTVVAMGDSTVSGEGAGQYTAATNGQGGNWCHRSPNAFVGKIAAPGITAHVNLGCSGAPAEQVALGDVKQWTEGSQAQQLAALVKDHRVAAVVIAVGANDEPKFSNQVNDCFKAWFDAGGPPCSTALKQTWQSKVDAMVPKVAKAVSDVKAVLARAGYVPADYQLILQSYAAPIGPDLPENLRTLDGCPFRTEDLRWIAQTGIGVLSSGLKAAAQQTGARFLDLAKAGVKHEACSGGANPATEWFTRLTLQLADLAQAERAGHALQESFHPNTAGHTAIANCLTEFMAAKDGNAACLAGADGKLHAVPEVVAR; encoded by the coding sequence ATGCGACGTCTTCGGTGGTACTGGGGAGCCCTCGTCCTCGCGTGCGTGGCCTTGCTGGCCGGGTTCTTCGTCTTCTTCGGCTCCGAAAGCAAACCCGGGCAGCCGCAGCCGCGGCAGGGCCCGCCGGGCACCGGCCCCCTCACCGTGGTCGCGATGGGTGACAGCACCGTCTCCGGCGAAGGCGCCGGCCAGTACACCGCCGCCACCAACGGCCAGGGCGGCAACTGGTGCCACCGCTCCCCCAACGCCTTCGTCGGGAAGATCGCCGCCCCCGGCATCACCGCGCACGTCAACCTCGGCTGCTCCGGCGCGCCCGCCGAGCAGGTCGCGCTCGGCGACGTCAAGCAGTGGACCGAGGGTTCGCAGGCGCAGCAGCTGGCCGCACTGGTGAAGGACCACCGGGTCGCCGCGGTGGTGATCGCGGTCGGCGCGAACGACGAGCCGAAGTTCTCCAACCAGGTCAACGACTGCTTCAAGGCGTGGTTCGACGCCGGCGGCCCGCCGTGCAGCACGGCGCTGAAGCAGACCTGGCAGTCCAAAGTGGACGCGATGGTGCCGAAGGTCGCGAAGGCGGTCTCGGACGTGAAGGCGGTGCTCGCCCGGGCGGGGTACGTTCCGGCGGACTACCAGCTGATCCTGCAGTCCTACGCGGCCCCGATCGGCCCGGACCTCCCGGAGAACCTGCGCACCCTCGACGGCTGCCCGTTCCGCACCGAAGACCTGCGCTGGATCGCCCAGACCGGCATCGGCGTGCTGTCCTCCGGCCTGAAGGCGGCCGCCCAGCAGACCGGGGCCCGCTTCCTGGACCTGGCCAAGGCGGGCGTCAAGCACGAAGCCTGCAGCGGCGGCGCGAACCCGGCGACGGAGTGGTTCACCCGGCTGACGCTGCAGCTGGCCGACCTCGCCCAGGCCGAACGCGCCGGGCACGCGCTGCAGGAGTCGTTCCACCCCAACACCGCCGGCCACACGGCGATCGCCAACTGCCTGACGGAGTTCATGGCGGCCAAGGACGGCAACGCCGCCTGCCTGGCCGGCGCGGACGGCAAGCTCCACGCGGTCCCGGAGGTCGTGGCCCGCTGA
- a CDS encoding FAD-dependent monooxygenase yields MSGNRVLVAGASVAGPALAHWLRRRGAEVTVVERAPGLRPGGQAVDARGVAKEVIKRMGLDAAVRAARTETAGAYTVDADGNVLETFSAEDDGGDGFIADIEILRGDLSQVLYDDTHDGVEYLFGDRIAELAQDADGVDVTFAGGDRRRFDIVVGADGLHSALRAMVFGPRERFVRHLGLVLAFYSVPNEFGIGRWMLDHQDQGRSAGLRPLKDDTRAMAMLSFPSADFEVDHRDIEAQKNLLRERMAGLGWLTPRILAHLDDTPDFYLDQVAQVVMDRWSHGRVGLIGDAAFCSSPMSGGGTGLALVGAYLLAGELAAAGWDPEAGFAGYETRMRSYVEANQEIGRLHVQSRDAGPDAELDMEALTPVIERAINGVDLPDYAGVPDSANPVSPAGR; encoded by the coding sequence ATGAGCGGGAACAGGGTGTTGGTGGCCGGGGCGAGCGTCGCGGGGCCCGCGCTGGCGCATTGGCTGCGCCGGCGGGGAGCCGAGGTCACCGTGGTCGAGCGGGCACCCGGGCTGCGCCCCGGCGGCCAGGCGGTGGATGCGCGCGGGGTGGCCAAGGAAGTCATCAAGCGGATGGGGCTGGACGCCGCGGTGCGCGCGGCCCGCACCGAGACGGCCGGGGCGTACACCGTGGACGCCGACGGGAACGTGCTGGAGACCTTCAGCGCGGAGGACGACGGCGGCGACGGGTTCATCGCCGACATCGAGATCCTGCGCGGAGACCTGTCCCAGGTGCTCTACGACGACACCCACGATGGTGTCGAATACCTCTTCGGCGACCGCATCGCCGAGCTGGCCCAGGACGCGGACGGGGTCGACGTCACCTTCGCGGGCGGCGACCGGCGGCGCTTCGACATCGTGGTCGGGGCCGACGGGCTGCACTCGGCGCTGCGCGCGATGGTCTTCGGGCCGCGCGAGCGGTTCGTCCGCCACCTCGGGCTGGTGCTGGCCTTCTACAGCGTGCCCAACGAGTTCGGGATCGGCCGCTGGATGCTCGACCACCAGGACCAGGGCCGGTCCGCCGGCCTGCGGCCCCTCAAGGACGACACCCGGGCGATGGCCATGCTCTCCTTCCCCTCCGCCGACTTCGAAGTCGACCACCGCGACATCGAGGCCCAGAAGAACCTGCTGCGCGAGCGGATGGCCGGCCTGGGCTGGCTGACCCCGCGCATCCTCGCGCACCTGGACGACACCCCGGACTTCTACCTCGACCAGGTCGCCCAGGTGGTCATGGACCGCTGGTCGCACGGCCGCGTGGGGCTGATCGGCGACGCGGCCTTCTGCTCGTCGCCGATGTCCGGCGGGGGCACCGGGCTGGCGCTGGTCGGCGCCTACCTGCTGGCCGGCGAACTGGCCGCCGCCGGGTGGGACCCCGAGGCCGGGTTCGCCGGCTACGAGACGCGGATGCGCTCCTACGTCGAGGCCAACCAGGAGATCGGCCGGCTGCACGTCCAGAGCCGCGACGCCGGCCCGGACGCCGAGCTCGACATGGAGGCGCTCACGCCGGTGATCGAGCGTGCGATCAACGGCGTCGACCTGCCCGATTACGCCGGTGTGCCGGACTCCGCGAATCCGGTCAGTCCAGCAGGGCGGTGA
- a CDS encoding LysR family transcriptional regulator, translating into MTPELRQLRYFVAVAEATSFTRAAAGLHLAQQSLSQQITVLERALGVRLFDRDARGARLTAVGRLFLPEARAVLGRAEEAVATLGRAVRGEIGDVRLVFLATTANYLLPPVVRAVRERLPGLAVTTAEASIAELVEGLREGRFDLAFTRPPLVGDLASRTLLTEEVCAVLPTGHPLAGRASLKLADLADEPWVLTPRGSWEPWHRGYDDDFAAAGFTPRVVQRAATVQGLLGLVAAGVGVTRLARSSHSLRRTGVAFVPLDGDVARTELVWVPGNDNPAVRAIADVAAELAAATDLTQAG; encoded by the coding sequence GTGACCCCCGAGTTGCGGCAACTCCGCTACTTCGTCGCCGTGGCCGAGGCGACCAGCTTCACCCGCGCCGCCGCCGGGCTGCACCTCGCGCAGCAGTCGCTGTCCCAGCAGATCACCGTGCTGGAACGGGCCCTCGGCGTGCGGCTGTTCGACCGCGACGCGCGCGGGGCGCGGCTGACCGCTGTCGGCCGGTTGTTCCTGCCCGAGGCCCGCGCGGTGCTGGGCCGAGCGGAGGAAGCCGTCGCGACGCTCGGCCGGGCGGTGCGCGGGGAGATCGGCGACGTCCGGCTCGTCTTCCTCGCCACGACGGCGAACTACCTGCTGCCGCCGGTGGTCCGCGCGGTGCGGGAGCGGCTTCCCGGGCTGGCGGTGACGACGGCGGAGGCGTCGATCGCCGAGCTGGTCGAGGGCCTGCGCGAGGGCCGGTTCGACCTGGCGTTCACGCGGCCGCCGCTGGTCGGCGACCTCGCCTCCCGGACGCTGCTGACCGAAGAGGTGTGCGCGGTGCTGCCCACCGGGCACCCGCTGGCCGGGCGTGCGTCGCTGAAGCTGGCCGACCTGGCGGACGAACCGTGGGTGCTCACCCCGCGCGGCAGCTGGGAGCCGTGGCACCGCGGCTACGACGACGACTTCGCGGCGGCCGGCTTCACCCCGCGGGTGGTGCAGCGAGCCGCCACCGTGCAGGGCCTGCTCGGGCTGGTCGCGGCCGGAGTCGGCGTCACCCGGCTCGCCCGCTCCTCGCACAGCCTGCGCCGCACCGGCGTGGCGTTCGTGCCGCTGGACGGCGACGTCGCCCGCACGGAACTGGTGTGGGTGCCGGGCAACGACAACCCGGCGGTGCGGGCGATCGCCGACGTCGCGGCCGAGCTGGCGGCGGCCACGGACCTGACTCAGGCGGGCTGA
- a CDS encoding TetR/AcrR family transcriptional regulator, translated as MSSNRSGPQSASSTSAGLPVLGAPVRERADAARNRIRVLEAAEKLFAERGVDAVTMDDVAGAAGVGKGTLYRRFGDKSGLAMALLDQRERELQEQILTGPPPLGPGAEPADRLGAFIEAYLELLDRQLDLVLLSETATTGARFRTGAHTLWRQHCRHLLETGGADGPEIAADVLLAALSAEQVRHWRRDREISPAALARSLVRLVRTWLP; from the coding sequence ATGTCCTCGAACCGTAGCGGACCGCAGTCCGCTTCGTCAACGTCCGCCGGGCTGCCCGTCCTCGGCGCACCCGTCCGCGAGCGGGCGGACGCCGCCCGCAACCGGATCCGCGTCCTGGAAGCCGCCGAGAAACTCTTCGCCGAACGCGGCGTCGACGCGGTCACCATGGACGACGTCGCGGGCGCCGCCGGCGTCGGCAAGGGCACGCTCTACCGCCGCTTCGGCGACAAGAGCGGCCTCGCCATGGCCCTGCTCGACCAGCGCGAACGCGAACTGCAGGAGCAGATCCTCACCGGCCCGCCACCCCTGGGCCCCGGCGCGGAACCCGCCGACCGCCTCGGCGCGTTCATCGAGGCCTACCTCGAACTCCTGGACCGGCAGCTGGACCTCGTCCTGCTCTCCGAGACCGCCACGACCGGCGCCCGGTTCCGCACCGGCGCGCACACCCTGTGGCGGCAGCACTGCCGGCACCTGCTCGAAACCGGCGGCGCCGACGGTCCCGAGATCGCCGCGGACGTCCTGCTCGCGGCCCTGTCCGCCGAGCAGGTCCGGCACTGGCGGCGGGACCGGGAGATCAGCCCGGCGGCGCTGGCGCGGTCGCTCGTCCGGCTGGTCCGGACGTGGCTGCCGTGA
- a CDS encoding oxidoreductase — MTNTDGRVWLITGCSAGFGREIALAALAAGDRVLATARRPETLAELRERGGDRLRTAALDVTDAGQIDTAVQAALEAFGRIDVVVNNAGSGSVGAVEELTMDELRALMDVMFFGAVAVAKAVLPHLRAQGSGTVVQISSMGGQLSPPGFGAYCAAKFALEGLSEALAAEVAPFGVRVLIVEPGAFRTEFGGGRMHRSRTIEAYAVSTGGTREAVENMDGTQPGDPAKAAAAIVRAVGSDDAPLRLALGADAVEAIRAHHEALAADLAAWEEVSRATALDQSD, encoded by the coding sequence ATGACGAACACCGACGGCCGCGTCTGGCTGATCACCGGCTGCTCCGCCGGCTTCGGCCGGGAGATCGCGCTGGCCGCCCTCGCCGCGGGCGACCGCGTGCTGGCCACCGCCCGCCGGCCGGAAACCCTGGCCGAACTGCGGGAACGCGGCGGCGACCGGCTCCGGACCGCGGCACTGGACGTCACCGACGCCGGGCAGATCGACACGGCGGTGCAGGCCGCGCTCGAGGCGTTCGGCCGGATCGACGTCGTGGTCAACAACGCCGGCAGTGGTTCGGTCGGCGCGGTCGAAGAACTCACCATGGACGAGCTGCGCGCGCTGATGGACGTGATGTTCTTCGGCGCGGTCGCGGTCGCCAAGGCGGTGCTGCCGCACCTGCGCGCGCAGGGCAGCGGCACGGTCGTGCAGATCAGCTCGATGGGCGGGCAGCTGTCCCCGCCCGGCTTCGGCGCCTACTGCGCGGCGAAGTTCGCCCTGGAAGGCCTCTCCGAGGCGCTGGCCGCGGAGGTGGCGCCGTTCGGGGTGCGGGTGCTGATCGTCGAGCCGGGTGCGTTCCGCACCGAGTTCGGCGGCGGCCGCATGCACCGCTCCCGCACGATCGAGGCCTACGCGGTGTCGACCGGCGGAACGCGCGAAGCGGTCGAGAACATGGACGGCACCCAGCCCGGCGACCCGGCCAAGGCGGCCGCGGCGATCGTCCGCGCGGTGGGCAGCGACGACGCGCCGCTGCGGCTCGCGCTGGGCGCGGACGCCGTCGAAGCGATCCGCGCCCACCACGAGGCCCTCGCGGCGGACCTGGCCGCCTGGGAGGAGGTCAGCCGGGCCACCGCGCTCGATCAGTCCGATTAG
- a CDS encoding Lrp/AsnC family transcriptional regulator yields the protein MTVGGLEPLDQAIVQELAADGRRSFTDLAERVGLSVSAVHQRVRRLEQRGVILGYTARLDGEQIGLPLTALISLTPNDPGAPDDYPQRIQHIKEIESCYSVAGDESYILLVRVQSPLALEDLLRRIREAAKVSTRTTVVLSTPFEGRSPTF from the coding sequence ATGACGGTCGGCGGCCTGGAGCCGCTGGACCAGGCGATCGTCCAGGAGCTCGCGGCCGACGGACGGCGCAGCTTCACCGACCTCGCCGAGCGGGTCGGGCTGTCGGTGTCGGCGGTGCACCAGCGGGTGCGCCGCCTCGAGCAGCGCGGGGTCATCCTCGGCTACACCGCGCGGCTCGACGGCGAACAGATCGGCCTGCCGCTGACGGCGCTGATCTCGCTGACGCCGAACGACCCGGGTGCGCCGGACGACTACCCGCAGCGGATCCAGCACATCAAGGAGATCGAGTCGTGCTACTCCGTGGCCGGCGACGAGTCCTACATCCTGCTGGTGCGCGTCCAGTCGCCGCTGGCCCTGGAGGACCTGCTGCGCCGGATCCGGGAGGCCGCGAAGGTGTCGACCCGGACGACGGTGGTGCTCTCTACGCCGTTCGAGGGACGTTCGCCGACGTTCTGA
- a CDS encoding ATP-binding cassette domain-containing protein: MTLVEAVGLRRSFSHPSGDIEVLRGLELRVGAGELVTVSGRSGSGKSALLALLCGFDSPDSGCVLLDGVPINGAPPWHTCAVLPQALGLANELTIAENVALPLRLRSDVPRPAPSAIAERVTGLLDELGIGELGDRYPLEVSFGQQQRVALARAVAGRPRVLLTDEPTAHLDAGSTPRVLRLLRRCAHEGAAVIVATHDEEVHRIADRRVRLLDGVLTALLD; this comes from the coding sequence ATGACACTCGTGGAAGCGGTCGGGCTGCGCCGCAGTTTCAGCCACCCCAGCGGCGACATCGAGGTGCTGCGCGGGCTGGAACTGCGCGTCGGCGCGGGTGAGCTCGTGACGGTGTCGGGCCGGTCGGGGTCGGGCAAGAGCGCGCTGCTGGCGCTGCTGTGCGGGTTCGACTCCCCCGACTCCGGCTGCGTGCTGCTCGACGGCGTCCCGATCAACGGCGCGCCGCCGTGGCACACCTGCGCGGTGCTGCCGCAGGCGCTCGGGCTGGCCAACGAGCTGACGATCGCCGAGAACGTCGCCCTGCCGCTGCGGCTGCGCTCGGACGTCCCCCGCCCGGCGCCCTCGGCGATCGCCGAGCGGGTCACCGGCCTGCTGGACGAGCTGGGCATCGGCGAGCTCGGCGACCGCTACCCCCTGGAGGTGTCGTTCGGGCAGCAGCAGCGGGTGGCGCTGGCCCGCGCGGTCGCCGGCCGGCCGCGGGTCCTGCTCACCGACGAGCCGACCGCGCACCTGGACGCCGGCTCGACGCCCCGGGTGCTGCGGCTGCTGCGCCGGTGTGCCCACGAGGGCGCCGCCGTGATCGTCGCGACGCACGACGAAGAGGTCCACCGCATCGCCGACCGCCGCGTCCGCCTGCTCGACGGAGTGCTCACCGCCCTGCTGGACTGA
- a CDS encoding VOC family protein — protein sequence MSTQGIKTVLHPVTDLAAAKAVYTALLGIEPQADAPYYVGYDAEGQHIGLVPNGAQQGMTGPVTYWHVEDIEAKLAEVTAAGGTVKDEPKDVGNGRLVATFTDADGNVLGLLQDPAQS from the coding sequence ATGAGCACCCAGGGGATCAAGACCGTCCTGCACCCCGTCACCGACCTGGCCGCCGCCAAGGCCGTCTACACCGCGCTGCTCGGCATCGAGCCGCAGGCCGACGCGCCCTACTACGTCGGCTACGACGCCGAAGGCCAGCACATCGGCCTGGTGCCGAACGGTGCGCAGCAGGGCATGACCGGGCCGGTGACCTACTGGCACGTCGAGGACATCGAGGCGAAGCTGGCCGAGGTGACCGCGGCGGGCGGGACGGTCAAGGACGAGCCGAAGGACGTCGGCAACGGGCGCCTGGTGGCGACCTTCACCGACGCCGACGGCAACGTCCTCGGCCTGCTCCAGGACCCCGCCCAGTCCTGA
- a CDS encoding ATP-binding cassette domain-containing protein, protein MPEKPIFSLRGVGVDYPTPAGVVTGVDDVSLDVPARGMTVLAGPSGSGKSTLLRVLGLFEQPARGTLTFQGADVRKLKHRERRALRRHHLGLVFQNPADNLLGYLTVAENLHAAAEAAGTECTAEDILGQLGLHGTGGWKISALSGGQQQRLAFGCVLAARSTVILADEPTSQLDEASADLVLDTLQYLVDQDFAVLVASHDERLIDLGARVARLHKGALEGIEERELPA, encoded by the coding sequence GTGCCTGAGAAACCGATCTTCTCCCTGCGCGGCGTCGGCGTCGACTACCCGACGCCCGCCGGGGTCGTCACCGGTGTCGACGACGTCAGCCTCGACGTGCCCGCGCGCGGGATGACCGTGCTCGCCGGCCCGTCGGGGTCGGGGAAGTCGACGCTGCTGCGGGTGCTGGGGCTGTTCGAGCAGCCCGCGCGCGGCACGCTGACGTTCCAGGGCGCCGACGTCCGCAAGCTCAAGCACCGCGAGCGGCGGGCGTTGCGGCGCCACCACCTGGGGCTGGTGTTCCAGAACCCGGCCGACAACCTGCTGGGCTACCTGACCGTGGCCGAGAACCTGCACGCCGCGGCCGAGGCCGCGGGGACCGAGTGCACGGCGGAGGACATCCTCGGGCAGCTGGGCCTGCACGGCACCGGCGGCTGGAAGATTTCGGCACTGTCGGGCGGGCAGCAGCAGCGGCTGGCGTTCGGGTGCGTGCTCGCGGCGCGCTCGACGGTGATCCTGGCCGACGAGCCGACGTCACAGCTCGACGAGGCGTCGGCCGACCTGGTGCTGGACACCCTGCAGTACCTGGTGGACCAGGATTTCGCGGTCCTGGTCGCCTCGCACGACGAACGCCTGATCGACCTCGGCGCGCGGGTGGCCCGGCTGCACAAGGGCGCGCTCGAAGGCATCGAAGAACGGGAGCTACCGGCATGA
- a CDS encoding 5'-3' exonuclease yields the protein MTGPLALLDSASLYFRSFFALPDSMRAADGTQVNAVRGFADTIARILTDRRPARLVCCLDADWRPKFRTDLLPSYKAHRVAEETGSGPDVEEVPDTLTPQVPIILDLLEAFGFATAEAAGYEADDVIGALATREKSDPVEVITGDRDLFQLVRSEPSPASVVYVGKGWAKAEVLGPAEIAERYSLPRETAGPAYADMSALRGDPSDGLPGVAGIGEKTAAKLITQFGSLEALLAAAGAGDAAVPLKTRLRLKDAADYLAVAPTVVRVAVDAPVEQSRPDLVPATPADPARVAELAERWNLGQSVERLIKALPGT from the coding sequence GTGACCGGACCCCTTGCCCTGCTCGACTCCGCGAGCCTGTACTTCCGCTCCTTCTTCGCCCTGCCCGACTCGATGCGCGCCGCCGACGGGACGCAGGTCAACGCCGTGCGCGGGTTCGCCGACACGATCGCGCGGATCCTCACCGACCGGCGGCCCGCGCGGCTGGTCTGCTGCCTCGACGCCGACTGGCGGCCGAAGTTCCGCACCGACCTGCTGCCCAGCTACAAGGCGCACCGGGTGGCCGAAGAGACCGGCAGCGGCCCGGACGTCGAAGAGGTGCCCGACACGCTCACCCCGCAGGTGCCGATCATCCTCGACCTGCTCGAAGCGTTCGGGTTCGCCACCGCCGAAGCCGCCGGCTACGAGGCCGACGACGTCATCGGCGCGCTGGCGACCCGCGAAAAGTCCGACCCGGTCGAGGTGATCACCGGTGACCGGGACCTCTTCCAGCTCGTGCGCAGCGAACCCTCGCCCGCGTCGGTCGTCTACGTCGGCAAGGGCTGGGCCAAGGCCGAAGTCCTCGGGCCGGCCGAGATCGCCGAGCGCTACAGCCTGCCCCGCGAGACCGCCGGGCCGGCGTACGCGGACATGTCCGCCCTGCGCGGCGACCCCTCCGACGGCCTGCCCGGCGTCGCGGGCATCGGCGAGAAGACCGCCGCGAAGCTGATCACGCAGTTCGGGTCGCTCGAAGCCCTGCTGGCCGCGGCCGGCGCCGGGGACGCCGCGGTTCCGCTCAAGACGCGGCTGCGGCTGAAGGATGCGGCGGACTACCTCGCCGTCGCCCCGACCGTGGTCCGGGTGGCGGTCGACGCGCCGGTGGAGCAGTCACGCCCCGACCTCGTGCCCGCGACACCGGCCGACCCCGCCCGGGTCGCCGAGCTGGCCGAACGGTGGAACCTCGGCCAGTCGGTCGAACGGCTGATCAAGGCCCTGCCCGGCACCTAG
- a CDS encoding NAD(P)H-dependent oxidoreductase: MPDLLHISASPRGEASQSLRLAATFLDTYRSLHPDADIDEWDLWDGSLPAFGPAAARAKMTVFGGGTPQGEEAEAWAAAQAAFARFDAADRILFSVPMWNSGVPYVLKQFVDVVSQPGWIFGVDPATGYRHLLEGRGKRAAVIYTSAVWAPGLGPEFGADFQAPFFTGWLNWTGIDDVAEIRFHPTLTGDAEELGRIAGEAARDTAKTF, from the coding sequence ATGCCCGATCTGCTGCACATTTCCGCGTCCCCACGAGGCGAAGCCTCCCAGTCGCTGCGTCTGGCAGCTACTTTCCTGGACACCTACCGCAGCCTCCACCCGGACGCCGACATCGACGAATGGGACCTCTGGGACGGCTCGCTGCCCGCGTTCGGGCCGGCCGCGGCCCGCGCCAAGATGACCGTCTTCGGCGGCGGCACCCCGCAGGGCGAGGAAGCCGAGGCCTGGGCGGCGGCGCAGGCGGCGTTCGCCCGCTTCGACGCCGCCGACCGGATCCTGTTCAGCGTGCCGATGTGGAACTCCGGCGTGCCCTACGTGCTCAAGCAGTTCGTCGACGTCGTGTCCCAGCCCGGCTGGATCTTCGGCGTCGACCCCGCCACCGGCTACCGGCACCTGCTCGAAGGTCGTGGCAAGCGCGCCGCGGTCATCTACACCAGCGCGGTGTGGGCGCCCGGGCTCGGCCCGGAGTTCGGCGCGGACTTCCAGGCACCGTTCTTCACCGGCTGGCTGAACTGGACCGGCATCGACGATGTCGCCGAGATCCGTTTCCACCCCACCCTCACCGGCGACGCCGAAGAACTCGGGCGCATCGCCGGAGAAGCCGCCCGCGACACCGCCAAGACCTTCTGA
- a CDS encoding rhodanese-like domain-containing protein produces the protein MTETIDRDAVRAGLAEGNLVLVDALPESYYTAQHLPGAINLVAGDVAAQAPRLLPDKAAAIVTYCSNPACANSGQVAAQLTRLGYTDVRKYAAGIEDWVRAGLPTESGQPA, from the coding sequence GTGACCGAGACCATCGACCGCGACGCGGTCCGCGCCGGGCTCGCCGAGGGCAACCTCGTCCTCGTCGACGCGCTGCCCGAGTCCTACTACACGGCCCAGCACCTGCCGGGAGCGATCAACCTCGTCGCCGGCGACGTCGCGGCCCAGGCGCCCCGGCTGCTGCCGGACAAGGCCGCCGCGATCGTCACCTACTGCTCCAACCCCGCCTGCGCCAACAGCGGCCAGGTCGCCGCGCAGCTGACCCGGCTGGGCTACACCGACGTCCGCAAGTACGCCGCGGGCATCGAGGACTGGGTGCGCGCCGGCCTGCCCACCGAAAGCGGTCAGCCCGCCTGA
- a CDS encoding Xaa-Pro peptidase family protein gives MSRRSLHTPAPDAAALRARLDRARAAAAAAGTDALLIAPGSDLRYLLGQAGGSFERLTTLVVPADGTPALVVPKLEAPGYADVPTDDLGVELLTWVDGDDPYKLVADRLGKPGRVAVSDFTPALHVLALRAALGEAEQTLAGPVVRELRMRKDAAEIASLREAGAAIDRVHARVHEWLRPGRTEAEVGADIAAAIVEEGHVQADFVIVGSGPNGASPHHDVSERVIEKGDVVVVDIGGPLPAGYNSDSTRTYAVGEPRDADVAETYAVLQRAQAAAVAAVQPGVTAEAVDAAARDVIAEAGFGEYFIHRTGHGIGLDVHEEPYIIAGNALPLEPGMAFSVEPGIYQPGRWGARIEDIVIVTGDGSESVNNQPHELVVLDA, from the coding sequence ATGTCGCGCCGTTCCCTCCACACGCCCGCTCCCGATGCCGCCGCCCTGCGGGCGCGGCTGGACCGTGCCCGCGCTGCCGCGGCCGCCGCGGGCACCGATGCCCTGCTGATCGCGCCCGGCTCCGACCTGCGGTACCTGCTCGGGCAGGCCGGGGGCTCGTTCGAGCGGCTCACCACCCTCGTCGTCCCCGCCGACGGCACGCCCGCGCTGGTCGTGCCGAAGCTGGAGGCGCCCGGGTACGCCGACGTCCCCACCGATGACCTCGGCGTGGAGCTGCTGACCTGGGTCGACGGCGACGACCCGTACAAGCTCGTCGCCGACCGGCTCGGCAAGCCCGGCCGGGTCGCCGTCAGCGACTTCACCCCGGCCCTGCACGTCCTCGCGCTGCGGGCCGCGCTCGGGGAAGCCGAGCAGACCCTGGCCGGTCCGGTCGTACGGGAACTGCGGATGCGCAAGGACGCCGCCGAGATCGCGTCGCTGCGCGAAGCCGGCGCGGCGATCGACCGGGTGCACGCCCGCGTCCACGAGTGGCTGCGGCCGGGCCGCACCGAGGCCGAGGTCGGCGCCGACATCGCCGCGGCCATCGTCGAGGAGGGCCACGTCCAGGCGGACTTCGTGATCGTCGGTTCCGGCCCGAACGGCGCCAGCCCGCACCACGACGTCTCCGAGCGCGTCATCGAGAAGGGTGACGTCGTGGTCGTCGACATCGGCGGCCCGCTGCCGGCCGGCTACAACTCCGACTCCACCCGCACCTACGCCGTCGGCGAGCCGCGGGACGCCGACGTGGCCGAGACGTACGCGGTGCTGCAGCGCGCCCAGGCCGCCGCGGTGGCCGCGGTGCAGCCGGGCGTCACGGCCGAGGCGGTCGACGCGGCCGCGCGGGACGTCATCGCCGAGGCGGGCTTCGGCGAGTACTTCATCCACCGCACCGGGCACGGCATCGGCCTGGACGTGCACGAGGAGCCGTACATCATCGCCGGGAACGCGCTGCCGCTGGAGCCGGGCATGGCCTTCAGCGTCGAGCCGGGCATCTACCAGCCGGGCCGGTGGGGTGCCCGGATCGAGGACATCGTGATCGTCACCGGAGACGGGTCCGAGTCCGTGAACAACCAGCCGCACGAGCTCGTCGTGCTGGACGCATGA